From the genome of Candidatus Cloacimonas sp., one region includes:
- a CDS encoding biotin/lipoyl-containing protein, translated as MKTYKLLINNEHFEAKILEYSPTHAKINLNGTEYLVQIENDKIDSVPKLAAQEKAVPLAPAFNSNTDLNSGEIHSPLPGVIVTIPVSEGEEVKKGQAIIIIEAMKMQSEIAAPIDGKIEKILVKERTPVKGGDLLMTISGTEIKTAPPAKPSKPKIAEQPDKITQKDPILRAPLAGAIMEIKVQVNDYVKEGDVVVILEAMKMESDIYSPRNGKVSKVYVHKGDIVQDNDPLIEFED; from the coding sequence ATGAAGACCTATAAACTATTAATCAATAACGAACACTTCGAAGCCAAAATCTTGGAATATAGTCCTACGCATGCAAAAATAAACCTGAATGGAACTGAATATCTGGTTCAAATAGAAAATGACAAAATTGATAGTGTGCCCAAGCTGGCAGCACAAGAAAAAGCAGTTCCTTTGGCTCCTGCCTTCAATAGTAACACAGATCTTAATTCTGGTGAAATTCATTCCCCCCTTCCCGGAGTAATAGTCACGATCCCTGTTTCCGAAGGAGAGGAAGTAAAAAAAGGACAAGCCATAATCATTATAGAAGCAATGAAAATGCAAAGCGAAATTGCTGCTCCCATTGATGGTAAAATTGAAAAGATTCTCGTGAAAGAACGCACCCCCGTAAAAGGAGGAGATTTGTTGATGACGATTTCCGGAACTGAAATTAAAACTGCCCCCCCGGCAAAGCCCTCAAAACCAAAAATAGCGGAACAGCCGGACAAAATTACTCAGAAAGATCCCATTTTGCGTGCTCCTCTCGCGGGAGCAATTATGGAAATAAAAGTGCAGGTTAATGACTATGTGAAAGAGGGAGATGTAGTTGTAATTTTAGAAGCGATGAAAATGGAATCGGATATCTACAGCCCCCGAAACGGAAAAGTAAGCAAAGTTTATGTTCATAAGGGAGATATAGTTCAGGATAATGATCCCCTAATTGAGTTTGAGGATTAG